A genomic stretch from Methanobacterium sp. includes:
- a CDS encoding tetratricopeptide repeat protein, which translates to MVLNLFKRNKLRKLTDKGIKLRKEGKYEESIRYYDEAIELDPKFKYAWLIREIVYLI; encoded by the coding sequence ATGGTTTTAAATTTATTCAAAAGAAACAAACTAAGAAAGTTAACCGATAAAGGCATTAAACTTAGAAAAGAAGGTAAATATGAAGAAAGTATTAGATATTATGATGAGGCCATAGAGTTAGACCCTAAATTTAAATACGCATGGTTAATAAGGGAAATAGTTTATCTGATTTAA
- a CDS encoding tetratricopeptide repeat protein — MVNKGNSLSDLKEYYEAIQCYNNALKIDPEFDYAWGNKGIALSELEEYEKALECYNKSLQINPDSEMTISYKCTALRNLGKYNEALECYNKALELNPSFEEALEAKKELLELMDEN, encoded by the coding sequence ATGGTTAATAAGGGAAATAGTTTATCTGATTTAAAAGAATACTATGAAGCAATTCAGTGTTATAACAATGCATTAAAAATAGATCCAGAATTTGATTATGCTTGGGGAAATAAAGGTATTGCTTTAAGTGAACTCGAAGAATACGAAAAAGCATTAGAATGCTACAATAAATCATTGCAAATAAACCCTGATTCTGAAATGACAATTAGCTACAAATGTACTGCACTCCGTAATCTTGGAAAATACAATGAAGCATTGGAATGTTACAACAAAGCATTAGAATTAAATCCTTCTTTTGAAGAAGCACTTGAAGCTAAAAAAGAACTTTTAGAGTTGATGGATGAGAATTAA